The DNA sequence ATAATCCTGAATTCGACGAACAAGAGTATTTAATACGCACCTTGGCATTCAGAGGAGTATTCCAAAGTCTTTTGGAAGAAATGGTTTATTCCGGAAAAATAGATAGGCTCAGGATGATGACCACAGTCATCCAATTGGGCCTAACTACATTCGGAGTTCCTAAAGAAGAAATGGAAGTGGCATTACAAAAAACTTTTAGACTTCTGAAAGAAAGAGCCTCTGAAATAGAAGCACTGTCGGAAGGGTTACTGGAAATTTTCGTTAACGGAAGATAAGATTTTCACAAAAAAACGGCGAAAGGAAAACTCCATTCGCCGTTTTTGGTTTTGAAAAAGATATTCGGTTTTCTTAAACTCTCGACAGCCTTTCTTCCATTCCTTCAGCAACTTTGCGAACGTCTTTCTTATTGATGACCACTTCGTAAGCCGCATACATAATCGGAACTTCATTCGGATCTATTTTCATTAGGTTTGGCATTACCTTTAATCCGTAGAATCCGTTGGACATCTTTTCAGAAGGATGGCCATTTGCTATATCATAGCCAGTTTTTCTGTCTTTTGCATCTGTTCCGAAACAAGACAACATAAAGTCAGTGAGTCCGGATAAACCTTGGAATGTTTCCGGTTTTCCTCCCATACGCACTCCCACACTTACCATTTCGTTGAAGAAACGATTGGAAAGATGGAATAGAGAATTGTCCACATTCCCACCCAGGGTCTGTTGGAAATAACCTTCTACAATTCCCATTACAAGAGCATAAATTGTTTTGAGTGCTCCGCCTAACTGGACTCCTTTTACGTCCGTAGGTATAATCGCAGACCTTGGGAAAATATAACCTGTGGTTAATAATTTTTGAATACGAGGGATTAGACTTTCGTTCACAGCCGCAATCTCGAATCCGGAAATTTTTCTTTCCATGATCTGATCAGGATAACAAGCACCGGAGATCACTCCTATCCTATCGTCTTCAATTCCTAACCCATGTTGCAGATCGTCTAGGATCAAACCTGCACTAGTAAATCCTTTGATGATATTAAAGAATGGAGCTTTGTTCTTAGAGAGATAAGGTTGTAGATCAGGATAGATCGTATGCAATTCCCAAGGATTGGTTCCTTGGATAAACAATGTTGCAGTTTTTAGATCTTCCGGATCGGAAGTGAATACTAAGTTTGGAGGGAGTTTATACAGAGAGTAAGTTCTGAGGTCTCTTCTTTCCGTATTTGACTGTGAAGTATATTCTTTGTCAGGATGGTAGACTAAAACGTTAACATCTTTATTAGCAAGTACGGTTGCGATCGCGATTCCCATACTGCTATTTCCGATTACTACAACCTTCTCTTTAGGTTCTTTAGGTACCTTGATGAGTTTGTTTTCGTCCCTAGCATCTGCACTGTACAAGTTCCTATAAATACCATGTTGGTGTTTGTTCAGGTTTTGTCCTACGAGTAGAGCCAAATTATCGATCAGGAATTGTTTTTTGTCTCCGTGTTCCGGGAATGGAAGATGTTCTACATCTTTAGGGAAATGAGCCATTTCCTTTTTAGATAATTCTCCAACTAACACAGGTTTACCGATCGTTAGTTTTCCTGCTACCTGATTGAAGAGTAGGCTTGTGGTAGGAAGGATTTTGTCGGTCTTCTCCAAAGAAATTGGAAGAATGACCTTATTTGCAACATAGTGATATACTGTGTCCACAAACGGCATGAGTCTTCCGTCTCTGGATCTGGTTCCTTCCGGGAAAATTGCGGCGATCTTTCCTTCTTGTTGTAGTTTTTGAGAATGTCGGAACGCCCTCATATTAATTTTGGTCATCACGTCCGAAAGACTCGGGTTATCCGCCATGTCTCTTTTGGAGCAGACCAAAAGAGTTCCGAACATATACAATCCTAGTCTGGTAAAATCAGGTTCGTAAGCCAAACGTCCTGCGATGAATACCAATTGTTCCGCCACTTCTCTACCTTCCGGAGAAGCATGATATAAAAGTTGGAAGATTGCAGGAGCATCCAAATGGCTGAGGTGATTGGAGATCAAGGTGACCGGGTATTTTCCGATCAGAGGTTTTACTGCGGCTAGGTTTTCGATACCTTCTACGGTAAAAAATTTCATGATTGGAGAAAGGAATTCGATCATGAACTCCCTGGCCTTCTTTTCGGGAGGGGTGTATACACCTATCCTTTCTAAAGAAGATGGATCTTTAAAAACATCCATGACCGGAGGCATTGGAGTTACGGAACAAAGATAAAGAAATTTTTGAAGTATCTTTTTAGCTTCTTCTTCGCTCATTCCTGATCTTTTGAATAGGTGAATGTTCTCGAAGAATTCCTTCTGCCATCTTCCGACGGATTGTTCTTTTTCTGCCATGCTTCTTCTCTATTTAAGGTCTTGCGGTTAATCTGGTTTCGGTGCTTAGAGCTCGAACTTTAAGGTTGGATACGCGATTTCCGGAGAATACTTTCTATCCTTGGAAGGCTTATTGTCATTCTATTTTTTGGGAAAAACGATTTGAATTCTACCCTAGCCAAAAGGAACTGTTCTTTGGGGCTTTTCGTACAGAACAGATGACACATAATCCTCCAGAGTTTAGCGAGAAAAAATGGATCCCGGACGGATTCCATTTTTTTGGACCGAACGAGAGTTCGGAAAGAAGGGAACTTCTAAATTCCCTAAGTTCCAAGCTCAAAGAATTCAAATACTCTGAGGTATTTTTACCTTCTTTTGATTATTCTTCTTCATTTTTGCTTACCATGTCAGCAGAAGACTCCTCTGCTTTATATAGATTCAGGGATTCTGATGGAAATGAGATCTCTCCTAGCGCGGATTTGACTGTTCAAGCTGTAAAAGGTATGGCCGGTTTTGCGCACCGCAAAGAAAACCAACGTATCTTTTATCAGGGAAAAATTTTCAGAGACTATGGACGTAAGAGCGGATCTAGAAAAGAGATCCTGCAAGTTGGTGCTGAGCATATAGGCGGCTCGGGTGCCCCGGCTATTTTAGGAATTTTGAAAGAGATTTCTGGATTATTCTCCGGAATTAAACTGCGTTCGCCATTGACTGTTGTGCTTGGTAATGTCGGAGTCTTTCATTCCGTTTTGGAGTCCTTGGAACTTTCCAGATCCGAAAAAAGGCAATTATCGTTTTTATTATATAGGAAGAATCTTCCGGAGATCCGTCGCTTTCTGGAAACTAGAAACGCTTCTAGGATTTTCCCGGTGCTAGAATCCTTATGTTTAGGATTTGTCTCTCATAAGGAAGATCTAGGTAAGAAGTTTGCTTCTTTAGGACTTTCTGATTCTTTCCAAAAGATCATTTCCGAAACGGGTGAAATTATAGGTTCACTTGGTAAAACTCCTGGTTTGGAATTTTGTTCGGATTATACTCTTATTCCAGATTTGGAATATTATACCGGATTCGTTTTCCAAGGTTACGTATCCGGAAGTTCAGAACCAGTTCTAACCGGAGGAGCTTATGATCATTTATATGAGCTATTCTCCGGAACCCAAAAAGATGCCTGCGGATTTGCTATCAATGTAGATGCCTTGGAAGCGGTAATAGAGCAATCTTGGAAATTGGAAGATGCACGGCCGGTTTGATTTTATGAAGAAGAAAGTGCAAAAATTGAAATTATATACAAAAGAAACAGGAATTAAGGAATAATCCATGCCCGCAACATTAGTGGTCGGAACCCAATGGGGTGACGAAGGGAAAGCAAAAGTAATCGATTACCTTTCCAAAGATACGGATATCATAGTACGTTACCAGGGCGGAGCCAACGCTGGACATACAGTGGTGGTTCACGGTAAAAAATACGTTTTTCATTTGGTGCCATCCGGGATCATCTACGACCAAACAGTTTGTGTGATCGGTAACGGAGTCGTTTTAGATCCAACATTCTTTATCGAAGAATGTGATAAACTGCAGGCAGAAGGATTTCCAGTGTATGAAAAACTTCTGATCAGCGATGCATGTCATCTTCTTTTCCCATTCCATGGATTGATAGATTCTGCTAGAGAAAGTTCCTGCACTCCGGATCGTAAGATCGGAACCACTAAAAAAGGGATCGGTATCTGTTACGCAGACAAGATGATGAGGATCGGACTTAGAGTCGGAGATCTTAGAGAAAGCGATTTCGAAACCAGACTACAACATTTAGTAGATGAGAAGAATAGAGAACTCGTAAAACTTTATGATGGAGAAGAACTCTCCGCCAAAGATATTTTAGAGAATGTAAAAAAATTCTATTCTAAGATCCAAAAGAATATCATCAACACCCCTTATTACTTGGAATCCCAATTAAAAGCAGGCAAAAAAATACTGTTGGAAGGTGCACAAGGAACAGGACTGGATGTTGATTTTGGTACTTATCCTTATGTAACTAGCTCTAATCCTACTACTGGTGGAGCATTTATTGGTTCCGGTATTGCATTCCATCATTTAAAAAGTGTGATCGGAATTACAAAAGCTTATACCACAAGAGTGGGAGAAGGCCCTTTCCCTACAGAACTTCACGGGGAAGAGGGAGAAAGACTCAGAACCCTTGGTGCGGAATACGGAGCTACCACAGGAAGACCAAGACGTTGCGGTTGGTTCGATACGGAAGTTCTGAGACATGCGGTTCGTATCAACGGGCTTACATCCATTGCACTTACTAAGATAGATGTTCTTTCTGCTTATGATAAAATTCCTGTGGCGGTAGCTTACGAAAGGAATGGCAAAAAGTTAGATTGTTTCCCTTCTCAAGGACTAGACCAAGTGAAGGTAATCTACGAAGAATTCCCTGGTTGGAAAACGGACATCACCGGCATCGGAGAATTCGACAAACTTCCTTCTGCATGTAAGGATTATATCCGTGCTTTGGAAAAACTGATCGGAGTTCGTATAGATTTGATCTCTACAGGACCGGACAGAAAGGACACAATCGCTTCCGGATTCTAAGATCGGACAAAGTTTTTTCTGAATTTTTTACGTTTGGAAACTTCTCTAAACTGGTAAAAAACTATATGAAATTCGTTTGACCAGAGAGGGCCGAAAAATATCGTGTTCTTACGTTCGAGTCGTTAGCTCAGCTGGTAGAGCATCTCACTTTTAATGAGAGGGTCTTGGGTTCGAATCCCAAACGACTCAAGCTGAACTAATTAAAACGCCGCCATCGTCTAGTGGTTAGGACACCAGGTTTTCATCCTGGTAACCGGAGTTCAATTCTCCGTGGCGGTACCAACCTTCTTCTTTTTTCCATAAATCTTACAAACCCCTTTCAGATCGCAAGACTCACATAGCTCAGCTACGTAGGCAGTTTTGCATTTACGCAAAATTCCGAGCCTACAAAGTGCAAAGTCCATTCTCAATGGATCTTCCGGATAAAACTTTTGGAAATAGTCTGTGACTTCTCTTGATTTTTTGAAATCGGAAGTCCTTCTTTCCGTAATTCCCAAAATATTAGAAAGACGATTGATATGTGTATCTAAAGGAAATAATAACTCAGAGGTTTTGATTTGTTTATATAATCCAAGATCGGGTTCTTCTTTGCGAACCATCCATCTTAAGAACATACAATAACGTTTATGTGCAGATTTAGGATTTCCTAGTCCGATCAAAAAGCCTAGTCCGTAGGACTTCCAACCAGGATCCAAGTCGTTCAAAATTTCAGAAAGCCTGGATTGAAAACCTGAGATCCTTTTTTCTAAACCCGTTTCTTTTGGATGAAGCGGACTAAACCAAGATTCTAAAAACTTCTCACCGGTTTTTTCAATTTCCAGATACGCTAATCGGATCGCTTGTAAGAATAGAAGTACATCCTTCTCTTTTTGGAAACGATATGGCCCTAATTTATTTTTCCAGATCTTAGTTCCATGATTGAGTAAATATTGTTTCGGCTTTTTACCCATCGGTTCCAAAAGCCTTGCGAGAAAACCTCTGATCGCAGTCACATTACCGTAAGCAAATAACGCGGATAGAAGTCCTACGAATTCTCTATCTTCAGGAGAATCATATAGATAACATATGAATAATGGATCTGAATCTAAAAATTCCGGTTTGGTATAATTCTTATATAAAAGATCAAAACTTTTCTTTAAGTCTTTCTCTTTTGGTACGGTAGAAGAAGGCATATTTCGCTCTTAGCGACTTTTACTTAAGACGCCGCTTTTGCTTTTAATGCGATATACGAACGAGAAGCCAATTTTCTTTGTAAGATCCCTTCCATAAATGCGGAAGCTTCTAATAATTTAGAGAGATCAATACCTGTTTGGATCCCTGATTTATGGAAGAAGTAGACCAAGTCTTCAGTCGCCAAATTTCCGGATGCACCTTTTGCATAAGGACAACCTCCTAGTCCTCCTGAAGAAGAATCAAAGGATCGAATTCCTAACTCATATGATTTTTGCACATTGG is a window from the Leptospira andrefontaineae genome containing:
- a CDS encoding 1-acyl-sn-glycerol-3-phosphate acyltransferase, translating into MAEKEQSVGRWQKEFFENIHLFKRSGMSEEEAKKILQKFLYLCSVTPMPPVMDVFKDPSSLERIGVYTPPEKKAREFMIEFLSPIMKFFTVEGIENLAAVKPLIGKYPVTLISNHLSHLDAPAIFQLLYHASPEGREVAEQLVFIAGRLAYEPDFTRLGLYMFGTLLVCSKRDMADNPSLSDVMTKINMRAFRHSQKLQQEGKIAAIFPEGTRSRDGRLMPFVDTVYHYVANKVILPISLEKTDKILPTTSLLFNQVAGKLTIGKPVLVGELSKKEMAHFPKDVEHLPFPEHGDKKQFLIDNLALLVGQNLNKHQHGIYRNLYSADARDENKLIKVPKEPKEKVVVIGNSSMGIAIATVLANKDVNVLVYHPDKEYTSQSNTERRDLRTYSLYKLPPNLVFTSDPEDLKTATLFIQGTNPWELHTIYPDLQPYLSKNKAPFFNIIKGFTSAGLILDDLQHGLGIEDDRIGVISGACYPDQIMERKISGFEIAAVNESLIPRIQKLLTTGYIFPRSAIIPTDVKGVQLGGALKTIYALVMGIVEGYFQQTLGGNVDNSLFHLSNRFFNEMVSVGVRMGGKPETFQGLSGLTDFMLSCFGTDAKDRKTGYDIANGHPSEKMSNGFYGLKVMPNLMKIDPNEVPIMYAAYEVVINKKDVRKVAEGMEERLSRV
- a CDS encoding ATP phosphoribosyltransferase regulatory subunit — its product is MTHNPPEFSEKKWIPDGFHFFGPNESSERRELLNSLSSKLKEFKYSEVFLPSFDYSSSFLLTMSAEDSSALYRFRDSDGNEISPSADLTVQAVKGMAGFAHRKENQRIFYQGKIFRDYGRKSGSRKEILQVGAEHIGGSGAPAILGILKEISGLFSGIKLRSPLTVVLGNVGVFHSVLESLELSRSEKRQLSFLLYRKNLPEIRRFLETRNASRIFPVLESLCLGFVSHKEDLGKKFASLGLSDSFQKIISETGEIIGSLGKTPGLEFCSDYTLIPDLEYYTGFVFQGYVSGSSEPVLTGGAYDHLYELFSGTQKDACGFAINVDALEAVIEQSWKLEDARPV
- a CDS encoding adenylosuccinate synthase, translating into MPATLVVGTQWGDEGKAKVIDYLSKDTDIIVRYQGGANAGHTVVVHGKKYVFHLVPSGIIYDQTVCVIGNGVVLDPTFFIEECDKLQAEGFPVYEKLLISDACHLLFPFHGLIDSARESSCTPDRKIGTTKKGIGICYADKMMRIGLRVGDLRESDFETRLQHLVDEKNRELVKLYDGEELSAKDILENVKKFYSKIQKNIINTPYYLESQLKAGKKILLEGAQGTGLDVDFGTYPYVTSSNPTTGGAFIGSGIAFHHLKSVIGITKAYTTRVGEGPFPTELHGEEGERLRTLGAEYGATTGRPRRCGWFDTEVLRHAVRINGLTSIALTKIDVLSAYDKIPVAVAYERNGKKLDCFPSQGLDQVKVIYEEFPGWKTDITGIGEFDKLPSACKDYIRALEKLIGVRIDLISTGPDRKDTIASGF
- a CDS encoding TIGR02757 family protein, yielding MPSSTVPKEKDLKKSFDLLYKNYTKPEFLDSDPLFICYLYDSPEDREFVGLLSALFAYGNVTAIRGFLARLLEPMGKKPKQYLLNHGTKIWKNKLGPYRFQKEKDVLLFLQAIRLAYLEIEKTGEKFLESWFSPLHPKETGLEKRISGFQSRLSEILNDLDPGWKSYGLGFLIGLGNPKSAHKRYCMFLRWMVRKEEPDLGLYKQIKTSELLFPLDTHINRLSNILGITERRTSDFKKSREVTDYFQKFYPEDPLRMDFALCRLGILRKCKTAYVAELCESCDLKGVCKIYGKKKKVGTATEN